Proteins encoded by one window of Streptomyces uncialis:
- a CDS encoding GNAT family N-acetyltransferase → MVRLRVLTEDDWPLWRDARLAALTEAPHAFKSRLSDWRNGGEELWRARFALRASCNIVALLDGRPVGMATGLPEDGGGCELRSVWVSPGARGRGVGDGLIEAVETWARRSGAVTLKLAVLPGNEAALALYQRNGFAVTTESGDVLPDGVTRERVMRKELR, encoded by the coding sequence ATGGTGCGGTTGAGGGTTCTCACGGAGGATGACTGGCCGCTGTGGCGGGATGCCCGGCTGGCAGCTCTGACGGAGGCGCCGCACGCGTTCAAGTCCCGGCTATCGGACTGGCGCAACGGCGGCGAAGAGTTGTGGCGGGCGCGCTTCGCGTTGCGCGCATCCTGCAACATCGTCGCGTTGCTGGACGGCCGACCCGTAGGGATGGCTACCGGTCTACCGGAGGACGGCGGTGGCTGCGAGCTGAGGTCCGTTTGGGTCAGCCCCGGAGCGCGGGGACGTGGTGTCGGAGACGGCCTGATCGAGGCGGTCGAGACGTGGGCCCGGCGGTCGGGCGCCGTGACGCTGAAGCTCGCGGTGCTCCCCGGCAACGAGGCCGCGCTCGCCCTGTATCAACGCAACGGCTTCGCCGTCACGACAGAGTCCGGTGACGTGCTACCCGACGGGGTGACCAGGGAACGCGTGATGCGGAAGGAGCTCCGCTGA
- a CDS encoding tectonin domain-containing protein gives MADWVKVAGSLTAISAGSRTTVWGVNAASAIYRYTNYDGSPWINIPGALSDIGAASDGTTWGVNAGNQIYRYTGDQSTTNWVGISGSLVRIDAGSRTNVWGVDSAGSIYRYTNHDANPWIKIPGALSDIGAGADGTVWGVNVGNQVFRYTGDQDSANPWKNVNGSLKRIAVGSRTNVWGVDPGGSIYRYTNNDASGGNPWVKIPGTAIDIAAGADGTAWHINTGGDIYRYTGDQPS, from the coding sequence ATGGCGGATTGGGTGAAGGTCGCGGGCAGTCTCACGGCCATCTCGGCGGGATCCAGGACGACGGTGTGGGGTGTGAACGCGGCGAGCGCGATCTACCGGTACACCAACTACGACGGCAGCCCCTGGATCAACATCCCCGGGGCGTTGAGCGATATCGGTGCCGCGTCGGACGGCACCACGTGGGGTGTCAACGCGGGCAACCAGATCTACCGGTACACCGGAGACCAGTCCACGACGAACTGGGTGGGCATCAGCGGGAGTCTGGTCCGCATCGACGCGGGCTCCCGGACGAACGTGTGGGGCGTGGACTCCGCCGGCAGCATCTACCGGTACACCAACCACGACGCCAACCCGTGGATCAAGATCCCGGGAGCACTGAGCGACATCGGCGCGGGCGCCGACGGCACGGTGTGGGGCGTGAACGTCGGGAACCAGGTCTTCCGGTACACCGGGGACCAGGACAGCGCGAATCCGTGGAAGAACGTCAACGGCAGTCTCAAGCGGATCGCGGTGGGTTCCCGGACCAACGTGTGGGGCGTCGACCCCGGCGGCAGCATCTACCGGTACACCAACAACGACGCCAGCGGCGGCAACCCGTGGGTCAAGATCCCCGGCACCGCCATCGACATCGCCGCCGGCGCCGACGGCACCGCGTGGCACATCAACACCGGCGGCGACATCTACCGCTACACCGGCGACCAGCCCAGCTGA
- a CDS encoding FAD/NAD(P)-binding protein, whose product MDIAIVGAGAAAVGLLDSLAATADSPGAITVFEPSPHLWRGRPYGPDLDTVLVNAPPAIMSIRHQDFGHYAAWLGTRGRAHLDERLDRPLVPRALYGEYLAHTAETALATLRELGWRVRVVTARVIEAARSGAGWSLRTDDGHGHEADHVALCVGGGTPQDHYGLGGASGFVHDPYPLARTLDRIAAGSDIAVIGSGLTAVDVVVSLAAYGHTGPITLLSRSGVLPHVWQRPVEHRPQHMTAERVGVLHRQHGAVTLDDLIGLLRAELAETGEDFEAFVAELLATTTEDPVQRLRAQLDAVDDSRIGRRVLQETAHSVGPYVWRLLPEPDRDRLRRHFRTATSVASPMVPVNAVTMMRLLDSGQLAVAGGVRKIEVSGGAFRVHSDDGARTFDAVINAVNPAPRAIPRGAGHLVTALLADGSAELHPAGGLVPGDPRLHVVGDLAGGGPFITSSIAGIAARAARAAQTIVAAGDGPP is encoded by the coding sequence ATGGACATCGCAATCGTCGGAGCGGGTGCCGCCGCGGTCGGTCTGCTGGACAGCCTGGCGGCCACCGCCGACAGCCCTGGGGCCATCACGGTGTTCGAGCCGTCCCCGCATCTGTGGCGAGGCCGCCCGTACGGCCCTGACCTGGACACGGTGCTGGTCAACGCACCACCGGCCATCATGTCGATCCGCCACCAGGACTTCGGGCACTACGCGGCCTGGCTGGGCACGCGCGGCCGGGCTCACCTCGACGAACGGCTGGACCGGCCGCTGGTTCCGCGCGCGCTCTACGGCGAGTACCTGGCACACACCGCGGAGACGGCGCTGGCCACCCTGCGCGAACTCGGCTGGCGGGTGCGGGTCGTCACCGCCCGCGTCATCGAGGCGGCCCGGTCCGGGGCCGGCTGGTCGCTCCGCACCGATGACGGACATGGGCACGAGGCCGACCATGTGGCCTTGTGCGTGGGCGGGGGGACGCCGCAGGACCACTACGGTCTCGGCGGCGCCTCCGGTTTCGTGCACGATCCGTACCCGCTGGCACGCACACTCGACCGGATCGCGGCCGGCAGCGACATCGCGGTCATCGGGAGCGGTCTGACCGCGGTCGACGTCGTCGTGTCGCTCGCCGCGTACGGGCACACCGGGCCGATCACGCTGCTGTCCCGCAGCGGTGTACTGCCCCACGTCTGGCAGCGCCCGGTCGAGCACCGGCCGCAGCATATGACCGCCGAGCGGGTGGGGGTGCTGCACCGGCAGCACGGTGCCGTGACCCTCGACGACCTCATCGGGCTGCTGCGAGCCGAACTGGCCGAGACGGGAGAGGACTTCGAAGCGTTCGTGGCCGAACTGCTGGCGACCACAACCGAGGATCCGGTCCAGCGCCTGCGGGCGCAACTGGACGCTGTCGACGACTCCAGGATCGGCCGCCGAGTCCTTCAGGAGACCGCGCACAGCGTTGGCCCGTACGTGTGGCGGCTGCTGCCCGAGCCCGACCGTGACCGGCTGCGGCGCCACTTCCGCACGGCGACGAGCGTGGCCTCACCGATGGTCCCGGTGAACGCCGTCACCATGATGCGGCTGTTGGACTCCGGGCAACTCGCCGTCGCCGGAGGCGTCCGCAAGATCGAGGTGTCGGGCGGGGCGTTCCGGGTGCACAGCGACGACGGCGCACGCACCTTCGACGCCGTCATCAACGCCGTGAACCCGGCGCCGCGGGCGATACCTCGGGGGGCCGGGCATTTGGTCACGGCCCTGTTGGCCGACGGTTCCGCCGAACTGCATCCGGCCGGTGGGCTGGTTCCGGGTGACCCGCGCCTGCACGTGGTGGGAGACCTGGCCGGGGGCGGTCCGTTCATCACGTCAAGCATTGCGGGCATCGCGGCCCGAGCGGCACGCGCCGCGCAGACGATCGTCGCGGCCGGCGATGGACCTCCCTGA
- a CDS encoding helix-turn-helix transcriptional regulator: protein MSDARRHIDALSGHAKVLSSADRVTDTRELFSRTSAKLRRLIPFDSAVWAATDPETGLITAPMLVENLGSGEGCAQYWESELLEENVLPFRDLARAAVPAAGLRAATGDLPARSARFRRLLGSQGVDDELRAVLRVGDRPWGVVSLFRMRGGAPFGPAEITLLAGLSGPLASRVRRFARPSASGHGSDAPAPGLVLLDPSGEPTSINDEARQHLAQLPEGPSIPSRLGLRLPIWVVATALQARAIALGRDRAGGARTRIRTVDGRWLTCHASCLSGPAGQPGPVALVIEPAAATDRAVLIAEAYGLTPRELEITQLITRGLPTTEIAATLFISPHTVRDHLKAVFVKAEVSSRGGLVARLFGEHYRPV from the coding sequence ATGTCCGACGCGCGCCGCCACATCGACGCGCTGTCAGGTCACGCCAAGGTGCTGTCGAGTGCCGATCGGGTCACTGACACACGTGAACTCTTCAGCCGGACGTCCGCCAAGCTGCGACGGCTTATTCCGTTCGACTCAGCCGTATGGGCGGCCACCGACCCGGAGACAGGTCTCATCACCGCGCCGATGCTGGTGGAGAACCTCGGCTCCGGCGAGGGCTGCGCCCAGTACTGGGAAAGCGAACTCCTGGAGGAGAACGTCCTCCCGTTCCGGGACCTCGCCCGCGCCGCCGTCCCGGCGGCCGGTCTGCGCGCGGCCACCGGCGACCTGCCCGCGCGCAGCGCGCGCTTCCGCCGGTTGCTCGGAAGCCAGGGCGTGGACGACGAGCTACGGGCCGTGCTGCGGGTCGGCGACCGGCCATGGGGCGTGGTGAGCCTGTTCCGTATGCGCGGTGGCGCCCCGTTCGGCCCGGCCGAGATCACGCTGCTGGCCGGTCTGTCCGGTCCGCTGGCGTCGCGGGTGCGCCGGTTCGCCCGCCCGTCCGCGTCCGGCCACGGAAGCGACGCACCAGCGCCCGGACTGGTGCTCCTCGACCCTTCCGGCGAGCCGACGTCGATCAACGACGAGGCGCGGCAGCACCTCGCTCAACTCCCTGAAGGTCCTTCCATCCCCTCGCGGTTGGGCCTGAGGCTGCCGATCTGGGTGGTCGCCACGGCGTTGCAGGCCCGGGCGATCGCCCTGGGCCGCGACCGGGCAGGCGGCGCGAGGACACGCATCCGAACCGTTGACGGCCGTTGGTTGACCTGCCACGCCTCCTGTCTCAGCGGTCCCGCTGGGCAACCCGGTCCCGTGGCACTCGTCATCGAGCCGGCGGCCGCCACCGACCGTGCGGTCCTCATCGCCGAGGCGTACGGCCTGACGCCGCGGGAGCTGGAGATCACCCAGCTCATCACGCGCGGGCTGCCCACCACCGAGATCGCCGCCACACTGTTCATCTCCCCGCACACCGTGCGCGACCATCTCAAGGCCGTCTTCGTCAAGGCAGAGGTCTCCAGCCGAGGTGGACTCGTCGCACGACTCTTCGGCGAGCACTACCGGCCCGTGTGA
- a CDS encoding SMI1/KNR4 family protein — MAQQTLPPSESWRLIDAWLATHAAADSALLNAAATPDEIRHAEQILGARLPDDLAASLRCHNGVSAWTTFLPEQSPLTVSGIVDRWQTCVDIAADNDGLTPRPWEEEPWWHRLWVPWAESADGVAQVIDRRPGPDTGRLGWAGHGGGGDFTDSWPDLASLLHAVAQALHEGGGVRGLHPYLTTQGGVWWDEEGCGEVNGRPLKSAPIGLP; from the coding sequence ATGGCACAGCAGACCTTGCCCCCGTCGGAGTCCTGGCGCCTGATCGACGCCTGGCTGGCCACGCACGCGGCCGCCGATTCCGCACTCCTCAATGCGGCGGCGACACCGGACGAGATCCGACACGCGGAACAGATCCTCGGCGCCCGGCTGCCCGATGACCTCGCCGCATCCCTGCGATGCCACAACGGCGTGAGCGCCTGGACGACCTTCCTGCCGGAGCAGTCCCCGCTCACGGTGAGCGGCATCGTGGACCGCTGGCAGACCTGCGTGGACATCGCGGCGGACAACGACGGCCTGACTCCTCGCCCCTGGGAAGAGGAGCCTTGGTGGCACCGCCTCTGGGTCCCCTGGGCCGAGAGCGCCGACGGCGTGGCGCAGGTCATCGACCGACGTCCTGGCCCTGACACGGGGCGTCTCGGCTGGGCGGGCCACGGCGGTGGCGGTGACTTCACCGATTCCTGGCCCGATCTGGCGAGCCTTCTCCACGCGGTCGCGCAAGCACTCCATGAAGGCGGGGGCGTCCGCGGACTGCACCCCTACCTCACCACGCAAGGTGGGGTGTGGTGGGACGAAGAGGGCTGCGGCGAGGTGAACGGTCGCCCGCTGAAGTCCGCACCGATCGGGCTGCCCTGA
- a CDS encoding endonuclease/exonuclease/phosphatase family protein, with the protein MVKRRELLGMVGATVGAGVLAMGTAEAAPQDARKHRRPSHRTLKVMQFNIWLGGSRVPGGRAGIADTIAAVKPDVVMLSESNPERVAHLLADLAERGLTYFDNENPADPAVISRYPIIEHASFPYWSKAVVSVHGTEVAAYSGHLEYRYYVNYLPRGYGGGTPTPLETSEYGWDEIPTGPVTDTGLITQLNAASGRTEVTRTVLADAAKERAKGRLTLLAGDFNEPSHRDWNHRTRNLFDHNGAVVKWSTTQAIEDAGFRDSYRVIHPDPVRRPGFTWPSDNPGADVGQLTWAPKADERDRIDFVFYHPDRRIRLLDSVIVGPSSTIVRNERVPESGRDRFWEPTWTWPTDHKAVLSTFRIATR; encoded by the coding sequence ATGGTCAAGCGTCGCGAACTGCTCGGGATGGTCGGCGCGACCGTCGGAGCGGGAGTGCTGGCAATGGGCACGGCCGAGGCCGCCCCGCAGGATGCGCGGAAGCACCGCAGGCCGTCGCACCGAACGCTCAAGGTCATGCAGTTCAACATCTGGCTCGGCGGTAGCCGGGTGCCCGGCGGCCGGGCGGGGATCGCCGACACCATCGCCGCGGTCAAGCCGGACGTGGTGATGCTCAGCGAGTCGAACCCGGAGCGGGTGGCCCATCTCCTGGCCGATCTCGCCGAGCGCGGGCTGACCTACTTCGACAACGAGAACCCAGCCGATCCCGCGGTGATCTCGCGCTACCCGATCATCGAGCACGCGTCGTTCCCGTACTGGTCGAAGGCGGTCGTCTCGGTCCACGGCACCGAGGTCGCGGCCTACTCCGGGCACCTGGAGTACCGCTATTACGTCAACTACCTGCCGCGCGGGTACGGCGGTGGCACGCCCACGCCCCTGGAGACCTCCGAGTACGGCTGGGACGAGATCCCGACCGGTCCGGTCACCGATACCGGCCTGATCACACAGCTCAACGCGGCCTCGGGACGTACGGAGGTGACGAGGACGGTACTCGCGGACGCCGCGAAGGAGCGGGCCAAGGGGCGGCTCACGCTGCTGGCCGGTGACTTCAACGAGCCCTCCCACCGGGACTGGAACCACCGGACCCGGAACTTGTTCGACCACAACGGCGCCGTCGTCAAGTGGTCGACAACGCAGGCGATCGAGGACGCCGGATTCCGCGACAGCTATCGCGTGATCCACCCGGATCCCGTCCGCAGGCCGGGCTTCACCTGGCCGAGCGACAACCCGGGCGCCGACGTCGGCCAGCTCACCTGGGCGCCGAAGGCCGACGAGCGGGACCGGATCGACTTCGTCTTCTACCACCCGGACCGGCGGATCCGGCTGCTCGACAGCGTGATCGTCGGGCCGTCCAGCACCATCGTCCGCAACGAACGGGTGCCGGAGTCGGGCAGGGACAGGTTCTGGGAGCCCACCTGGACCTGGCCGACCGACCACAAGGCCGTACTCAGCACCTTCCGGATAGCCACACGCTGA
- a CDS encoding glycosyltransferase family protein — protein MTSGAVEDTHAPAEALRAEIARLDRRVAELEADRRRHAHGSGSLTLDEFLEPVRLSRRALDLRRASGEPQDKVIKVVRPSAVTLPLSSSFRREPPRKPEDQQPEYLEQFDARTLFYDVFQHGDDVWLSGPPVSNLKAPLSNGAWRVDGVDVTGDLGLRDWGRTQRSVIAGAGAGRELSFSLGNDRFSADIAPNESDLFAGQRTIITKSKDNDLVWIQDFLRYYHLVHGVTGIVFYDNNSTRYTPQDVADAIAEVDGITTAVVVDWPFPFGPQGGPNKIWDSDYCQYGLLEHGRFRYLSQAAGVISADIDELMLADDGRSVFDHAAESETGVAMFSGYWMAKATRTPMASDRQRRFTDYHHRSKGTTTVKWAALPGVVDEMTTQWRVHSVAGSGTVKTDKVHHRHFAGVNSGWRYDRSEGVAQPDAHIYDPRMSRVLDIVFGSSPEEVRGTW, from the coding sequence ATGACATCTGGAGCCGTCGAGGACACCCACGCACCGGCGGAGGCCCTGCGGGCGGAGATCGCGCGCCTCGACCGCCGCGTGGCCGAGCTCGAGGCGGACCGCCGCAGGCACGCGCACGGCTCCGGCTCCCTCACTCTCGATGAATTCCTCGAACCGGTCCGTCTCTCGCGCCGGGCCTTGGACCTGCGGCGGGCGAGCGGGGAGCCGCAGGACAAGGTGATCAAGGTTGTCCGGCCGTCCGCGGTGACGCTGCCCCTCTCCTCCTCCTTCCGCCGGGAGCCGCCGCGCAAGCCGGAGGACCAGCAGCCCGAATACCTTGAGCAGTTCGACGCCCGCACCCTCTTCTACGACGTCTTCCAGCACGGCGACGACGTGTGGCTGAGCGGCCCGCCGGTGAGCAACCTCAAGGCGCCGCTCAGCAACGGGGCCTGGCGCGTCGACGGCGTCGACGTCACGGGCGACCTCGGTCTCCGTGACTGGGGCCGCACACAGCGCTCGGTGATCGCGGGGGCCGGTGCGGGCCGCGAGCTGTCCTTCAGCCTGGGGAACGACAGGTTCAGCGCGGACATCGCGCCGAACGAGTCGGACCTCTTCGCCGGGCAGCGCACGATCATCACGAAGTCCAAGGACAACGACCTCGTCTGGATCCAGGACTTCCTGCGCTACTACCACCTCGTGCACGGGGTGACCGGAATCGTCTTCTACGACAACAATTCCACGCGCTACACCCCGCAGGACGTCGCCGACGCCATCGCGGAGGTGGACGGGATCACCACGGCCGTCGTCGTGGACTGGCCCTTCCCCTTCGGCCCGCAGGGCGGCCCCAACAAGATCTGGGACTCGGACTACTGCCAGTACGGGCTCCTGGAGCACGGCCGCTTCCGCTATCTGTCCCAGGCGGCCGGTGTGATCAGCGCGGACATCGACGAGCTGATGCTCGCCGATGACGGCCGGTCCGTCTTCGATCACGCCGCCGAGTCGGAGACCGGCGTCGCGATGTTCTCCGGCTACTGGATGGCCAAGGCGACGCGCACCCCGATGGCGTCCGACCGCCAGCGCCGCTTCACCGACTACCACCACCGTTCCAAGGGCACGACGACGGTGAAGTGGGCGGCCCTGCCGGGCGTCGTGGACGAGATGACCACGCAGTGGCGCGTGCACAGCGTCGCAGGCTCGGGAACCGTGAAGACCGACAAGGTCCACCACCGGCACTTCGCGGGTGTCAACAGCGGCTGGCGTTACGACCGTTCCGAGGGCGTCGCCCAGCCGGACGCCCACATCTACGACCCACGCATGAGCCGCGTCCTCGACATCGTCTTCGGCTCCAGCCCCGAAGAAGTCCGGGGCACCTGGTAG
- a CDS encoding DUF3592 domain-containing protein: MRWDEFLVLWCAVWGVVALTGYGMSLAGVTKAQRTVLLTGRIEQVREPRHGGSRSGGIWVVVSYRDPASGQKVTVTNDGERGETITSAWEGREIGVSHPRGRPHAYRFSSTPEEPGRGLGWPIFAVFLVYVGLVVLAAVCWGWPWALIGSGGPLAVVAAVHLPGAVRAKNRRIERLASMDTVRGRVVAVLKDVKANQDDGDTSITITPVLSFTTREGTAVTAHCASNIPNPARAYGRDVTVHYPSADPAGFTLDRAAEHRSAEQGVTLHVLFVVVLAATAVAGMAML, from the coding sequence ATGAGGTGGGACGAGTTCCTGGTGCTGTGGTGCGCGGTGTGGGGTGTGGTGGCGCTGACCGGGTACGGCATGTCGCTGGCCGGGGTGACCAAGGCGCAGCGGACGGTCCTGCTCACCGGGCGGATCGAACAGGTACGGGAGCCCCGGCACGGCGGGTCCCGGTCGGGCGGGATATGGGTGGTCGTCTCCTACCGCGACCCGGCCTCCGGTCAGAAGGTCACGGTGACGAACGACGGTGAGCGGGGCGAGACGATCACCTCTGCGTGGGAGGGCCGGGAGATCGGGGTCAGCCACCCACGAGGCAGACCGCACGCCTACCGGTTCTCCAGCACTCCGGAGGAGCCCGGTCGTGGGCTCGGCTGGCCGATTTTCGCGGTCTTCCTGGTCTACGTGGGGCTGGTGGTCCTCGCCGCGGTCTGCTGGGGGTGGCCGTGGGCGCTGATCGGCTCCGGCGGGCCGTTGGCTGTCGTCGCCGCCGTTCATCTGCCCGGGGCGGTACGCGCCAAGAACCGCCGCATCGAGAGACTGGCCTCGATGGACACCGTGCGGGGACGGGTCGTCGCGGTTCTGAAGGACGTCAAAGCCAACCAGGACGACGGTGACACCTCGATCACCATCACCCCGGTCCTGTCGTTCACCACCCGTGAGGGCACGGCCGTCACAGCCCACTGCGCGTCGAACATCCCGAACCCCGCCCGCGCGTACGGCCGTGACGTCACAGTCCACTACCCGTCCGCCGACCCGGCCGGTTTCACACTGGACCGCGCCGCCGAACACCGCTCGGCGGAACAGGGCGTGACACTCCACGTTCTGTTTGTCGTCGTACTCGCAGCGACAGCCGTGGCGGGAATGGCGATGCTCTGA
- a CDS encoding TetR/AcrR family transcriptional regulator gives MSPRGVATPDVRELLFAAAEHVVRRDGPGALTSRSVTAQAGCAKGLLHTHFAGLDEFVAELCLDRFARTAAKAQALSGLAGQGTVQTNLTAVAFALLDSGGPAIAGLAMTRPAAALRIRDALEGGAPGFTAIQEAITDYLKAEQELGRVAKSIAPDTPALAIVGTAHHLLMTSRPDTPDPRPPMARLVAALLDG, from the coding sequence ATGTCACCGCGCGGAGTAGCGACGCCGGACGTGCGCGAGCTCCTGTTCGCCGCCGCCGAGCACGTCGTGAGGAGAGACGGCCCCGGCGCACTCACCAGCAGATCCGTCACGGCCCAAGCGGGCTGCGCCAAAGGGCTGCTGCATACACACTTCGCGGGTCTCGACGAGTTCGTCGCCGAGCTCTGCCTCGACCGGTTCGCGCGGACAGCGGCGAAGGCCCAGGCCCTTTCAGGGCTCGCCGGGCAGGGTACGGTGCAGACAAACCTCACGGCCGTCGCCTTCGCGCTGCTCGACTCCGGCGGCCCCGCCATCGCGGGTCTGGCCATGACCCGCCCCGCCGCCGCACTGCGTATCCGCGATGCCCTGGAAGGCGGGGCACCCGGATTCACCGCGATCCAGGAAGCCATCACCGACTATCTGAAGGCCGAGCAGGAACTCGGCCGGGTGGCGAAGAGCATCGCCCCCGACACGCCGGCCCTCGCCATCGTCGGAACCGCCCACCACCTCCTGATGACCAGTCGACCCGACACGCCTGACCCGCGCCCCCCGATGGCGCGCCTTGTGGCCGCGTTGCTGGACGGCTAG
- a CDS encoding class I SAM-dependent methyltransferase, with amino-acid sequence MPNIVNTEQAHAWNGAEGAHWVRNQDRWNAVTDGFNEPLLNAAGITGHHRTLDLGCGSGQTTRLAALRAPQGHALGLDLSGPLLAEARTRAEREGIGNVSFTQGDTQVHPFETGTFDAAISRYGVMFFADPVAAFSNVGRALRPGGRLAFVCPADAALNDWVTAMTSLRDLLPVGDFAQPGAPGMYSLAPPDRIRDVLTAAGFTGITLNKTQVYGVWGHGAADAAEFILGTGPGRHLTGQAPAAVRTRALHTLTDHLRAHETADGTVRLRSTSWLVTADRPTRPADKP; translated from the coding sequence GTGCCCAACATCGTCAACACCGAGCAGGCACACGCATGGAACGGCGCCGAAGGAGCCCACTGGGTCCGCAACCAGGATCGCTGGAACGCCGTGACCGACGGCTTCAACGAGCCACTCCTCAACGCCGCCGGCATCACCGGACACCACCGGACCCTCGACCTCGGCTGCGGCTCGGGACAGACCACACGCCTCGCGGCGCTCCGGGCACCCCAAGGTCACGCGCTGGGCCTCGACCTGTCCGGCCCCCTGCTGGCCGAGGCCCGAACCCGCGCCGAGAGGGAAGGCATCGGCAATGTCTCCTTCACACAAGGCGACACACAGGTGCACCCTTTCGAAACGGGCACCTTCGACGCGGCGATCAGCCGCTACGGGGTGATGTTCTTCGCCGACCCCGTAGCCGCCTTCAGCAACGTCGGCCGGGCACTGCGCCCCGGTGGACGCCTGGCGTTCGTCTGCCCGGCCGATGCGGCGCTCAACGACTGGGTGACGGCGATGACATCACTGCGCGACCTTCTTCCGGTCGGTGACTTCGCGCAGCCGGGGGCGCCCGGCATGTACTCCCTGGCCCCGCCGGACCGCATCCGCGATGTCCTCACCGCGGCCGGATTCACGGGCATCACCCTCAACAAGACTCAGGTGTACGGGGTGTGGGGACACGGAGCCGCAGACGCGGCGGAGTTCATCCTCGGAACGGGTCCCGGTCGCCACCTGACCGGGCAGGCCCCCGCGGCCGTACGGACCCGCGCCCTCCACACGCTCACGGACCACTTGCGCGCCCACGAGACAGCGGACGGCACCGTCCGGCTGCGCAGCACGTCATGGCTGGTCACCGCGGATCGCCCGACCCGCCCGGCAGACAAGCCCTGA
- a CDS encoding class I SAM-dependent methyltransferase has translation MQDSAVDPAAHNRAAWDKYVREGNEWSTPVSAEEVERARAGDWSIVLVGHEPVDRSWLPTDLTGKDVLCLASGGGQQGPILAAAGARVTVFDNSPGQLGQDQMVAARDGLELRTVLGDMRDLSAFGDATFDVVFHPVSNLFVPDLAPVWRECFRVLRPGGTLLAGFLNPDGYLFDHEALDERGELIVVHKLPYSDVTQYSAEERATKFGADAALEYSHTLTDQIGGQLAAGFVLTGFAEAPHQSNASASYMSSYFATLGVKPG, from the coding sequence GTGCAGGACAGTGCTGTCGACCCCGCTGCCCACAACCGGGCAGCCTGGGACAAGTACGTCCGAGAGGGCAACGAGTGGTCGACGCCGGTGAGTGCTGAGGAAGTCGAGCGCGCCCGCGCGGGCGACTGGTCGATCGTTCTCGTCGGGCATGAGCCGGTCGACCGCTCCTGGCTGCCGACGGACCTGACCGGCAAGGACGTGCTCTGCCTGGCCTCCGGCGGTGGCCAGCAGGGCCCGATCCTCGCCGCCGCGGGGGCGAGGGTCACCGTGTTCGACAACTCACCCGGCCAGCTCGGCCAGGACCAGATGGTGGCGGCGCGCGACGGACTCGAACTGCGCACCGTTCTGGGCGACATGCGCGACCTCAGCGCCTTCGGCGACGCTACGTTCGACGTCGTGTTCCATCCGGTGTCCAACCTGTTCGTACCCGACCTGGCACCGGTGTGGCGTGAGTGCTTCCGCGTCCTGCGACCGGGCGGAACCCTGCTCGCGGGCTTCCTCAACCCCGATGGGTACTTGTTCGACCACGAGGCGCTTGACGAGCGAGGCGAACTGATCGTCGTGCACAAGCTGCCCTACAGCGATGTCACGCAGTACTCCGCCGAGGAACGCGCCACGAAGTTCGGCGCGGATGCCGCCCTTGAGTACAGCCACACCCTCACCGACCAGATCGGCGGGCAACTCGCAGCGGGGTTCGTCCTCACCGGCTTCGCGGAAGCGCCGCACCAATCCAACGCATCCGCTTCATACATGTCCAGCTACTTTGCGACGCTGGGGGTCAAACCGGGCTGA
- a CDS encoding recombinase family protein, translating to MRIGYARCSTAQQKQQSQLDALDRANCKRVFSEKISTRVKVGEDAEARVRHPRGRVPPGDASHYLHDPAALLTDNTCGVSGCR from the coding sequence ATCCGGATCGGGTACGCCCGTTGCTCCACCGCCCAGCAGAAACAGCAGTCCCAGCTCGACGCCCTCGACCGCGCGAACTGCAAGCGCGTCTTCTCCGAGAAGATCTCCACCCGCGTCAAAGTCGGAGAAGACGCTGAAGCTCGCGTACGACATCCGCGAGGCCGCGTTCCACCCGGCGATGCCTCCCACTATCTGCACGACCCCGCTGCCCTGCTCACCGACAACACCTGTGGGGTCAGCGGTTGTCGTTGA